From Solibacillus sp. FSL W7-1464:
TCCGACCCGAAACGGAGATCAATACTTGATCATGTAAGAAGACAAAAAAACTATTAGAGGTGAAATATAGATGTTTGATCGTTTACAGGCGGTTGAAGACCGTTACGAAAGATTAAATGAATTACTGAGCGACCCGGATGTTGTGAGCGACTCCAATAAGCTACGCGAATATTCGAAAGAGCAATCCGATATTCAGGAAATGGTAGATGTATACCGTGAATACAAATCGGTGAAAGAGCAACTGGCAGATACACGCGAATTAATGGAAATCGAAAAAGATGCAGACATGCTTGAGATGATGAAGGAAGAGTTCAATGATTTAAATAAACAAGTTCCGGTGTTGGAAGACCGTCTACGTATTCTATTAATACCTAAAGACCCGAACGATTCGAAAAACGTAATCATGGAGATTCGCGGAGCTGCCGGCGGTGACGAGGCCAATATTTTTGCTGGTGACCTGTTCCGCATGTACACACGCTATGCGGAAACGCAAGGCTGGAAAGTGGATGTAATGGAAGCCACACCAAACCCGGCAGGTGGTTATAAAGAAGTAATCTTCATGATCAACGGTCAAGGTGCATATTCGAAATTCAAATATGAAAACGGCGCACATCGTGTTCAACGTGTACCGGCTACAGAATCTCAAGGCCGTATCCATACTTCAACTGCAACGGTAGCATGTTTACCGGAAGTACATGTGGAAGATGTGGAGATTCATGAAAAAGATATTCGCGTTGATACATTCGCTTCATCTGGTGCGGGTGGTCAGTCCGTAAATACAACGATGTCAGCTGTTCGTATGACCCACTTACCTACAGGCGTTGTCGTTTCGATGCAGGATGAGCGTTCACAAATTAAAAACCGTGAAAAAGCAATGAAAATTTTAGTGGCGCGTGTAGCAGATAAACACCGTCAGGAAGCACAGGCAGAAATCGATGCAACACGTAAGACAGCAGTAGGAACAGGCGACCGTTCTGAACGTATCCGTACTTACAACTATCCACAAAACCGTGTAACAGATCACCGAATTGGTCTAACGATTCAAAAACTTGACCAAATCGTTGAAGGTAAGCTGGATGAAATCATCGATGCACTTATTTTAGATGAGCAGGCAACACGCTTATCGAATTTAAATGAAGATGTATAAAACTATTTTTGAGGCCCTGAATGGGGCTTCTTCTTTTTTAGAGGAAAATGGTCGCGAAGGAAATGCCGCACGAATTTTACTGCAGCATATTTTACAGACGAACTATTCAGGTTTAATGATGAAGATGCAAGATACTTTAACAGAAGAGCAGCAGAATCAG
This genomic window contains:
- the prfA gene encoding peptide chain release factor 1, encoding MFDRLQAVEDRYERLNELLSDPDVVSDSNKLREYSKEQSDIQEMVDVYREYKSVKEQLADTRELMEIEKDADMLEMMKEEFNDLNKQVPVLEDRLRILLIPKDPNDSKNVIMEIRGAAGGDEANIFAGDLFRMYTRYAETQGWKVDVMEATPNPAGGYKEVIFMINGQGAYSKFKYENGAHRVQRVPATESQGRIHTSTATVACLPEVHVEDVEIHEKDIRVDTFASSGAGGQSVNTTMSAVRMTHLPTGVVVSMQDERSQIKNREKAMKILVARVADKHRQEAQAEIDATRKTAVGTGDRSERIRTYNYPQNRVTDHRIGLTIQKLDQIVEGKLDEIIDALILDEQATRLSNLNEDV